In a genomic window of Lacrimispora sp. BS-2:
- a CDS encoding FAD-dependent oxidoreductase, with protein MERIVVIGANHAGTAAINTILDNYKDKKVIIFDSNDNISFLGCGMALWIGDQIHSSEGLFYCSKDIFEKKGAKVYMETKVERIDYDKKTVFAVGKYGQRYQQEYDKLILATGSLPISPDIEGKELDNVQFVKLFQNAKDVIDKLHNNALKDIVVVGAGYIGVELAEAFRRVGKNVTLIDNMHTCLSSYYDQEFSDIMSENLSSHGIQLVYDEMVTRLEGNGKVEKVVTDKKEYHADMVILGIGFKPNNQLGKEDLELFRNGAFLVDKRQQTSRPDVYAIGDCATVFDNSIQKTNYIALATNAVRSGIVAAHNVCGTPLESVGVQGSNGICIWNLKMVSTGISYAKAQKLGYDAAVADYEDTQKPAFIEHDNYKVKIRIVYDKKTRIILGAQLCSEYDISMAIHMFSLAIQEQVTIDRLKLTDIFFLPHFNQPYNYFTMAALQAE; from the coding sequence ATGGAACGCATTGTGGTAATCGGCGCAAACCATGCCGGAACGGCAGCAATAAACACAATTTTAGATAATTATAAGGACAAGAAAGTTATTATATTTGATTCCAATGACAACATCAGTTTTCTGGGCTGTGGTATGGCTCTTTGGATTGGGGACCAGATTCACTCCTCCGAAGGCCTGTTTTATTGCAGCAAAGATATTTTTGAGAAAAAGGGCGCAAAGGTCTACATGGAAACGAAAGTTGAGCGCATTGATTATGATAAAAAGACTGTCTTTGCTGTAGGAAAGTATGGACAGAGATACCAGCAGGAATATGATAAACTGATTCTTGCGACAGGTTCTCTTCCCATTTCTCCTGATATTGAAGGGAAAGAGCTGGACAACGTTCAATTTGTAAAATTATTTCAGAATGCGAAAGATGTCATTGACAAGCTACATAACAACGCCTTAAAAGATATTGTGGTAGTAGGGGCAGGGTATATCGGCGTTGAACTGGCGGAAGCATTCCGCCGTGTGGGAAAGAATGTCACCCTGATCGACAATATGCACACCTGTCTGTCCAGCTATTATGATCAGGAGTTTTCAGATATCATGTCTGAGAACCTGTCAAGCCATGGAATTCAGCTGGTTTATGATGAAATGGTGACAAGGCTTGAAGGAAACGGCAAGGTAGAAAAGGTAGTCACCGACAAAAAGGAATACCATGCCGATATGGTAATACTGGGAATCGGCTTTAAGCCTAACAACCAGTTAGGTAAAGAGGATCTTGAGTTGTTCCGCAATGGGGCATTTTTGGTTGACAAACGGCAGCAGACCAGCCGCCCGGATGTATATGCGATCGGTGACTGTGCCACTGTTTTTGATAATTCCATCCAAAAGACAAACTACATTGCTCTGGCTACCAATGCCGTGCGTTCCGGTATCGTGGCTGCACATAACGTCTGCGGCACACCCCTTGAATCTGTTGGCGTTCAGGGATCCAACGGAATCTGCATCTGGAATCTTAAGATGGTTTCTACAGGAATCAGCTATGCGAAAGCCCAAAAGCTGGGGTATGATGCGGCAGTGGCAGATTATGAGGATACCCAAAAACCGGCCTTTATTGAGCATGACAATTACAAGGTGAAAATCAGGATTGTATACGATAAGAAGACCCGCATCATTTTAGGAGCACAATTATGCTCAGAATATGATATCTCCATGGCAATACACATGTTCTCCCTTGCCATTCAGGAGCAGGTAACCATTGACCGGTTAAAGCTGACGGACATTTTCTTCCTGCCTCATTTTAACCAGCCTTATAATTACTTTACAATGGCTGCTCTGCAGGCGGAATAG